A window from Lactiplantibacillus pentosus encodes these proteins:
- a CDS encoding DUF975 family protein: protein MEQKTRADLKAEIKQLFKGRWKDAILLCIIVSLLSIYSIMSNYSDQIRGTSPTSSWHSASRLGTVTGQQVTLVLATLAGVLLVQIVIALVIQLFRIGTSYAMLDWVRNPERQIHPVSDSTVGFTKKYGWSLVGLTIYRVVLIFLWTLLFIVPGIIKAYAYSQTYFVYKDMLAQALADGQPRPRFRDVVTRSRQLMVGHKWQFFVLQLSFLGWAILSALTAGIGQLWLTPYTYGVMANYYDNLQLKA from the coding sequence ATGGAACAAAAAACACGGGCTGATTTAAAGGCCGAAATTAAACAATTATTCAAAGGACGTTGGAAAGATGCCATTTTACTGTGCATCATTGTCAGTTTGCTATCGATTTATAGCATCATGTCCAATTACTCTGATCAAATTCGTGGGACCAGTCCAACTTCTAGCTGGCATTCAGCGAGTCGATTGGGCACGGTGACTGGACAGCAAGTCACGTTAGTCTTAGCTACCTTAGCTGGCGTCCTGCTGGTGCAAATCGTAATCGCCTTGGTCATTCAGCTTTTCCGGATTGGTACTAGTTATGCGATGCTGGACTGGGTCCGCAATCCGGAACGCCAGATTCATCCAGTCAGCGATTCGACCGTGGGCTTTACCAAGAAATACGGCTGGTCATTAGTCGGACTGACGATTTATCGCGTCGTCTTGATTTTTTTGTGGACGTTATTATTCATCGTCCCCGGAATCATCAAGGCGTACGCTTACTCACAAACTTATTTTGTGTACAAAGATATGCTCGCTCAGGCGTTAGCTGACGGCCAACCGCGGCCCCGTTTTCGGGATGTCGTGACTCGCAGTCGGCAACTGATGGTCGGCCACAAGTGGCAATTTTTCGTGTTACAACTGAGCTTCTTGGGTTGGGCAATTCTGAGCGCTTTGACTGCTGGTATCGGCCAATTATGGCTGACGCCGTACACGTATGGCGTCATGGCTAATTATTATGATAATTTACAATTAAAGGCCTAA